From a single Vitis vinifera cultivar Pinot Noir 40024 chromosome 18, ASM3070453v1 genomic region:
- the LOC104882648 gene encoding uncharacterized protein LOC104882648, translated as MPFGLKNAEATYQRAATAIFHDMMHRDVEVLRLNPKKCTFGVTSGKLLGHIVSERGIEVDPKKIRAILDMPAPRTEREIRGFLGKLQYISCFIAKLIDICEPIFRLLRKNQPTFWDDDCEHAFEKVKEYLLSPLVLVPPTPGRPLLLYLSVSDMALGCMLAQLDDSGKERAIYYLSKRMLEYECRYIMIESFCLALVWATMRLRHYVTEYSILLKSVKGSIIADHLASLPVFDDKPINYDFPDEQFVSVTSIAGWRLYFDGAANQSGFGIGILLISIQGDHIPRSSRLTFSDHHRLTNNIVEYETQGIWRTRDEKLKPYHAYLDLLVDRFDELRYTHLPIVENQFADALATLAYVIEIPTGVTVRPLLIESRSAPAYYCLIGDIEDQDELPLDALYRRSPDGLLLLCLDRASADRVMREVHAGVCGPHMGGHMLARKIMRTGYFWLTMETDCCQFVQRCPECQMHSDLIHVPPSELHALTSPWPFSIWGIDILRKISPKSSSGHEYILVAIDYFTKWVEAASYARLTTAKVAKFIRSDIICRCGAPHELISDRGVHFRGEVDTLIQEYGIQHHRSSAYRL; from the exons atgccatttgggttgaagaatgcggAAGCCACATATCAGAGAGCTGCTACTGCTatattccatgacatgatgcacaGAGATGTTGAGgt ACtgagattgaatcccaagaagtgtaCCTTTGGGGTAACTTCTGGGAAATTATTGGGGCATATTGTtagtgagcgaggcatagaggttGATCCCAAAAAGATCAGAGcaatacttgacatgcctgctcCGAGGACTGAGAGAGAGATTAGAGGCTTTCTAGGCAAATTACAGTACATCAGTTGTTTCATTGCTAAACTGATAGACATTTGTGAGCCTATCTTCCGTCTTCTGAGGAAGAACCAGCCTACTTTTTGGGATGATGATTGTGAGCACGCCTTCGAGAAGGTTAAGGAGTATCTCCTTTCTCCTCTAGTTCTAGTGCCCCCTACACCTGGGCGGCCTCTGCTCCTATACTTGTCAGTTTCGGACATGGCTTTGggttgcatgttagctcagctcgatgattcagGGAAGGAGCGAgccatttattatttgagtaagaggatgctagaaTATGAGTGCAGATATATTATGATTGAGAGCTTctgtttggcattggtttgggccaccaTGAGACTGAGACACTATGTGACAGAGTATTCCATATTATTG AAATCAGTGAAGGGAAGTATTATTGCAGATCATTTGGCTTCTTTGCCAGTATTCGATGACAAACCGATCAACTACGATTTCCCAGATGAGCAGTTTGTTTCAGTGACTAGTATTGCAGGATGGCggttgtactttgatggtgccgcCAATCAGTCGGGGTTTGGCATTGGTATCCTATTGATATCAATACAAGGCGATCATATTCCCAGATCAAGTCGATTAACATTTTCTGATCATCACCGGCTGACGAataatattgttgagtatgag ACTCAGGGTATTTGGAGGACTCGAGATGAGAAGTTGAAGCCTTATCATGCATATCTGGATTTATTGGTTGATAGGTTTGATGAGTTGAGATATACACACCTACCCATAGTAGAGAATCAGTTTGCTGACGCTTTAGCCACCTTGGCTTATGTGATTGAGATCCCTACGGGGGTGACTGTGCGACCATTGTTGATTGAGAGTAGGTCTGCACCAGCTTACTATTGTCTGATTGGAGATATTGAGGATCAGGATGAGCTACCCTT GGATGCACTTTATAGGAGATCGCCCGAtggcttattattattatgtttagaCCGCGCCTCTGCAGAtagagtgatgagagaggtccaTGCAGGAGTCTGTGGCCCACACATGGGAGGACACATGCTAGCCCGCAAGATTATGAGGACTGGCTActtttggttgaccatggagacagattgttgccagtttgtACAGAGATGTCCAGAGTGTCAGATGCACAGtgatctcattcacgtgccaCCTTCGGAGTTGCATGCACTCACATCCCCTTGGCCATTTTCaatatggggtattgatattctTAGGAAGATCTCGCCCAAGTcctccagtggtcatgagtacATCTTAGTTGCCattgattatttcaccaagtgggtggaagctgctTCCTATGCTAGATTGACAACGGCCAAAGTGGCCAAATTCATCAGATCGGACATTATCTGTCGATGTGGGGCCCCCCATGAGTTGATTTCTGACAGAGGGGTGCATTTCAGGGGTGAGGTGGATACATTGATTCAGGAGTATGGCATTCAACATCACAGATCGTCTGCGTACAGGCTGTAG